Proteins encoded within one genomic window of Trichomycterus rosablanca isolate fTriRos1 chromosome 7, fTriRos1.hap1, whole genome shotgun sequence:
- the LOC134318480 gene encoding uncharacterized protein LOC134318480 — translation MSCLSRWWSRSRRRSSEPDDPDDGSYGAPPENQAQINEAKKLKKKKWSWGRLMRIFRKKRKVDGEGKLHQEAEDRKDPQRSDDGGDIVEPLEENVDAGRLEDSDHVGDSEEMISQHQEEADEMVMYSEAEAEAEYKDNEGEDLTDRKSISWCDEENQMLLEINEAEATAPNEPMKLDLEKNGEAEAFEELMKADLDEVEGSIESQAEAEALEEPIKDMDEIEGNIMKLLERKDGKAESEAPSELMNFNLKENEIDGEAEAEADALKEPMKADLDGVEGSIVKLLECKDGEAESEVTSELMNFNLKENEIDGEAEAEAEALEEPMNADLDGVDGNIMKLLERKDGEAESKAPSELMTFNLRENVIDGEAEAEALEEPMKDLDKNEGNIVKLLECEDGEAEGEAPRELMTFNLKENEIDGEAEAEAEALEEPKKADLDRVDGNFMKHLEHLEDLLNITVDKPRSEIMTLVEAEAEDTVEILNVHPGETVPRDELPGENMMEAEAEDTVEILNVHPDETVPRDELPGENVMEAEAEDTVEILNVHPDETDPRDELLGENVVEAEDTVEILNVHPDEMDPRDELLGENVVEAEDTVEILNVHPDETDPRDELLGENVVEAEDTVEILNVRLDKTDPRDELLVENVVEAEAEAIEEILNVCPDETDPHDELPAGNQLMEVEDGEAEAEPITKVIERHLKLILKVDQPLETGAEAGNQLMEVEDGEAEAEPITKSIERHLKLILKVEQPLVTASPHDEATMEILNVRPDEADPHHELPSENMVEAEAKATVEILNVRPDETDPHHELPSENMVEAEAEATEEILNVCPDETDPHDELPGENMVEAEAEATVEILNVHPDETGPRDDLLAGNQLMEVKDGEAEAEPITKSIERHLKLILKIGQPLETGAEAGTRVMEVKDGEAKAEPITKSIERHLKLILKIGQPLETGAEAGNQLMEVEDGEAEAEPITKSIERHLKLILKIGQPLKTGAEAGTRVMEVKDGEAKAEPITKSIERHLKLILKIGQPLKTEAEAGTRVMEVKDGEAKAEPITKSIERHLKLILKIGQPLETGAEAQVEAAEEQKIEKMMSLVPQDEDDQMSRNVPQNNTEDSTKKRKKVRRGTRGRGRKINYKKENKQETSAGGPEHQT, via the exons ATGAGCTGTCTGAGTCGCTGGTGGTCCAGGTCCCGTCGCCGCTCTTCTGAGCCGGACGACCCGGACGACGGGTCCTACGGGGCCCCACCTGAGAACCAGGCCCAGATCAATGAAGCCAAAAAACTGAAGAAAAAGAAGTGGAGCTGGGGGAGACTGATGAGGATCTTCCGTAAGAAGCGCAAGGTGGACGGTGAAGGGAAGCTTCATCAGGAGGCTGAAGATAGAAAAGATCCACAGCGGTCTGATGATGGTGGTGACATTGTGGAACCGCTGGAGGAGAACGTTGATGCTGGCAGGCTGGAGGACTCTGACCATGTTGGAGACAGTGAGGAGATGATTAGCCAGCATCAGG aAGAAGCCGATGAAATGGTGATGTACTCTGAAGCTGAGGCTGAAGCTGAGTACAAGGACAATGAAGGTGAAGATCTGACGGACCGTAAAAGCATTTCCTGGTGTGATGAAGAAAACCAGATGTTGCTTGAGATTAATGAAGCTGAGGCTACAGCACCGAACGAGCCAATGAAGCTCGACCTGGAGAAGAACGGAGAAGCTGAAGCTTTTGAAGAACTGATGAAGGCTGACCTGGATGAGGTTGAGGGAAGCATAGAGAGTCAAGCTGAGGCTGAAGCGCTTGAAGAGCCGATAAAGGACATGGATGAGATAGAAGGAAACATCATGAAGCTCCTGGAGCGCAAAGATGGTAAAGCCGAGAGTGAAGCACCCAGTGAGCTCATGAACTTCAACCTGAAGGAGAACGAGATAGATGGTGAAGCTGAGGCTGAAGCTGATGCTCTTAAAGAACCGATGAAAGCTGACTTGGATGGGGTTGAAGGAAGCATTGTGAAGCTTCTGGAATGTAAAGATGGTGAGGCGGAGAGTGAAGTGACCAGTGAGCTCATGAACTTTAACCTGAAGGAGAACGAGATAGATGGTGAAGCTGAGGCTGAAGCTGAAGCTCTTGAAGAGCCAATGAACGCTGACTTAGATGGGGTTGATGGAAACATCATGAAGCTCCTGGAGCGCAAAGATGGTGAGGCTGAGAGTAAAGCACCAAGTGAGCTCATGACCTTCAATCTGAGAGAGAATGTGATAGATGGTGAAGCTGAGGCTGAAGCTCTTGAAGAGCCAATGAAGGACCTGGATAAGAATGAAGGAAACATTGTGAAGCTTCTGGAGTGCGAAGACGGTGAAGCGGAGGGTGAAGCACCCCGTGAGCTCATGACCTTCAACCTGAAGGAGAACGAGATAGATGGTGAAGCTGAGGCTGAAGCTGAAGCTCTTGAAGAGCCAAAGAAAGCTGACTTGGATCGGGTTGATGGAAATTTCATGAAGCACCTAGAGCACCTTGAAGATCTGCTAAATATAACCGTAGACAAGCCAAGGTCTGAAATCATGACCCTGGTGGAAGCTGAAGCTGAAGACACCGTGGAGATTCTGAACGTCCACCCGGGCGAGACGGTCCCACGTGATGAACTGCCGGGTGAGAACATGATGGAAGCTGAAGCTGAAGACACTGTGGAGATTCTGAACGTCCACCCGGACGAGACGGTCCCACGTGATGAACTGCCGGGTGAGAATGTGATGGAAGCTGAAGCTGAAGACACCGTGGAGATTCTGAACGTCCACCCGGACGAGACGGACCCACGTGATGAACTACTGGGTGAGAACGTGGTGGAAGCTGAAGACACCGTGGAGATTCTGAACGTCCACCCGGACGAGATGGACCCACGTGATGAACTACTGGGTGAGAACGTGGTGGAAGCTGAAGACACCGTGGAGATTCTGAACGTCCACCCGGACGAGACGGACCCACGTGATGAACTACTGGGTGAGAACGTGGTGGAAGCTGAAGACACCGTGGAGATTCTGAACGTCCGCCTGGACAAGACGGACCCACGTGATGAACTGCTGGTTGAGAACGTGGTGGAAGCTGAAGCTGAAGCCATCGAGGAGATTCTGAACGTCTGCCCGGACGAGACAGACCCACATGATGAACTGCCGG CAGGAAACCAGTTGATGGAAGTGGAGGATGGTGAAGCGGAGGCTGAACCCATCACAAAGGTCATCGAGCGTCACCTGAAGCTGATTCTAAAGGTCGACCAACCTCTGGAGACAGGAGCTGAAGCAGGAAACCAGTTGATGGAAGTGGAGGATGGTGAAGCGGAGGCTGAACCCATCACAAAAAGCATCGAGCGTCACCTGAAGCTGATTCTAAAGGTCGAACAACCTCTAGTGACAGCAAGCCCACATGATGAAGCAACCATGGAGATTCTGAACGTCCGCCCGGACGAGGCGGACCCACATCATGAACTGCCAAGTGAGAACATGGTGGAAGCTGAAGCTAAAGCCACCGTGGAGATTCTGAACGTCCGCCCGGACGAGACGGACCCACATCATGAACTGCCGAGTGAGAACATGGTGGAAGCTGAAGCTGAAGCCACAGAGGAGATTCTGAACGTCTGCCCGGACGAGACGGACCCACATGATGAACTGCCGGGTGAGAACATGGTGGAAGCTGAAGCTGAAGCCACCGTGGAGATTCTGAACGTCCACCCGGACGAGACTGGCCCACGTGATGATCTGCTGG CAGGAAACCAGTTGATGGAAGTGAAGGATGGTGAAGCGGAGGCTGAACCCATCACAAAAAGCATCGAGCGTCACCTGAAGCTGATTCTAAAGATCGGCCAACCTCTGGAGACAGGAGCTGAAGCAGGAACCCGGGTGATGGAAGTGAAGGATGGTGAAGCGAAGGCTGAACCCATCACAAAAAGCATCGAGCGTCACCTGAAGCTGATTCTAAAGATCGGCCAACCTCTGGAGACAGGAGCTGAAGCAGGAAACCAGTTGATGGAAGTGGAGGATGGTGAAGCGGAGGCTGAACCCATCACAAAAAGCATCGAGCGTCACCTGAAGCTGATTCTAAAGATCGGCCAACCTCTGAAGACAGGAGCTGAAGCAGGAACCCGGGTGATGGAAGTGAAGGATGGTGAAGCGAAGGCTGAACCCATCACAAAAAGCATCGAGCGTCACCTGAAGCTGATTCTAAAGATCGGCCAACCTCTGAAGACAGAAGCTGAAGCAGGAACCCGGGTGATGGAAGTGAAGGATGGTGAAGCGAAGGCTGAACCCATCACAAAAAGCATCGAGCGTCACCTGAAGCTGATTCTAAAGATCGGCCAACCTCTGGAGACAGGAGCTGAAGCTCAAGTGGAAGCTGCTGAAGAGCAGAAGATTGAAAAAATGATGAGCCTCGTACCTCAAG ATGAGGACGATCAAATGAGCAGAAACGTTCCTCAGAACAACACCGAAGATTCCAccaagaagaggaagaaggtcAGGAGAGGAACTCGCGGACGAGGCCGTAAAATCAACTATAAGAAGGAGAACAAACAAG AAACGAGCGCCGGCGGTCCAGAACATCAGACCTGA